Proteins encoded by one window of Salvia splendens isolate huo1 chromosome 14, SspV2, whole genome shotgun sequence:
- the LOC121765518 gene encoding aminodeoxychorismate synthase, chloroplastic-like, whose product MGFALFSPSKEISFSSLESISQNKNSKHVFPKTFSRLGELNREERGDGVVKKGSVSSHLVRGQLEGSFVGKKQLKEPSPKLDFVRTLLIDNYDSYTYNIYQELSVINGLPPVVIRNDEWSWEEVCHYLYEEKLFDNIVISPGPGSPTCAADIGICLKLLLECSDIPILGVCLGHQALGYVHGARIIHAPEPIHGRLSDVKHNACELFNGIPSGRNSGFKVVRYHSLVIDPSSLPKDLIPIAWTSSHETIPFLDGFEGRDLNTFAKSLSTKLENGLQRHPAKSQELRSRDILMGIVHCSRPHYGLQFHPESVATYHGRQIFKNFAEITKDHWSRLQSSSDSMRDFYRSARMQVSAVNQLFQEVARSKPLMNGFDNLKHAGLCNVMKSPPHSRFSKYLKLKWRKLECSANQVGGSGSIFSELFGSHRAENTFWLDSSSTEMNRARFSFMGGKGGPLWKQVTFRLSNESCSNTTSSHGGCLSVGDSNGSVTNTYLQKGFFDFLNQELESICYDAADFDGLPFDFYGGYIGYIGYNLKVECGASLNCHESSTPDACLFFADNLVAIDHHCDDVYVMSLHDEDTGTTSWMDEVEQKVLGMKPHRQTKPLSAASADASPTQGFSAEKSRQQYIADVEKCQKFIRDGESYELCLTTQMRRSVGELHSLALYLEMREKNPAPYAAWLSFPRENLCICCSSPERFLRLDRDGVMEAKPIKGTIARGASPEADELLKQRLQYSEKDQAENLMIVDLLRNDLGRVCEPGSVHVPHLMEVESYTTVHTMVSMIRGQKRPDASAVDCVRAAFPGGSMTGAPKLRSMEILDSLETSSRGIYSGCIGYFSYNQTFDLNIVIRSVVIHEGEASIGAGGAITALSNPANEYEEMVLKTRAPTKAVVEYQSSILSI is encoded by the exons ATGGGGTTTGCTTTGTTTTCTCCTTCGAAGGAGATTTCATTTTCTAGCTTAGAGAGCATTTCTCAGAACAAGAACTCGAAACATGTTTTTCCCAAGACATTTAGTAGACTTGGTGAGCTGAATAGAGAGGAAAGAGGTGATGGGGTTGTGAAGAAGGGGTCCGTGTCGAGCCATTTGGTGAGGGGGCAGTTGGAAGGGTCGTTTGTCGGGAAGAAACAGCTCAAAGAACCATCACCGAAGCTGGATTTTGTGCGGACGTTGCTGATTGATAACTATGATAGCTACACGTATAATATTTATCAGGAGCTATCTGTCATCAATGGAT TGCCACCAGTGGTGATCCGTAATGATGAATGGTCGTGGGAAGAAGTCTGCCATTACCTGTATGAGGAAAAGCTATTTGACAACATCGTAATATCTCCTGGTCCAGGTTCTCCAACCTGCGCTGCCGATATAG GAATATGCCTCAAGCTGCTGCTTGAATGCTCGGACATCCCAATTCTAGGCGTTTGCCTCGGCCATCAG GCTTTAGGTTACGTGCATGGTGCTCGGATCATCCATGCTCCCGAGCCTATTCATGGACGACTAAG TGACGTCAAGCATAATGCTTGTGAATTGTTCAATGGGATTCCTTCTGGACGAAATTCAGGATTTAAG GTGGTGCGATACCATTCTCTCGTGATAGACCCGAGCTCACTTCCCAAAGATCTCATACCTATAGCTTGGACATCATCTCATGAAACAATTCCGTTTCTTGATGGTTTTGAGGGACGTGACCTGAATACTTTTGCTAAATCTTTGTCTACAAAGTTGGAGAATGGTTTGCAACGGCATCCTGCCAAATCACAGGAGTTGCGGAGTAGAGATATTCTTATGGGCATTGTGCACTGTAGTCGACCTCATTACGGTCTGCAG TTTCATCCAGAGAGCGTTGCTACATACCATGGAAGGCAAATATTCAAGAATTTTGCGGAGATTACAAAAGACCACTGGTCCCGATTGCAATCATCCTCAGATAGCATGAGGGACTTTTATCGTTCTG CGCGTATGCAGGTTTCTGCCGTAAATCAACTATTCCAAGAAGTTGCGAGAAGCAAGCCTTTAATGAATGGATTCGATAACCTGAAGCATGCTGGCCTCTGCAACGTAATGAAGTCGCCACCACACTCgagattttcaaaatatttgaaGTTGAAATGGAGAAAACTCGAGTGTTCTGCCAACCAAGTTGGTGGTTCTGGAAGCATATTCTCCGAGCTGTTTGGAAGCCATCGTGCAGAAAACACGTTTTGGCTGGATAGTTCATCGACTGAGATG AACAGAGCTCGCTTTTCGTTTATGGGGGGCAAAGGTGGACCATTGTGGAAACAAGTGACGTTTAGGCTGTCGAATGAGAG TTGCAGTAACACGACATCTAGTCACGGAGGCTGTCTGTCTGTTGGAGATTCCAATGGTTCTGTTACAAACACTTATTTGCAGAAGGGATTTTTTGACTTTTTGAATCAG GAGCTTGAATCAATTTGCTATGATGCAGCCGATTTTGATGGACTGCCTTTCGATTTCTATGGTGGCTATATTGGTTACATCGG GTACAATCTTAAAGTCGAATGTGGTGCGTCTCTGAATTGCCACGAGTCAAGCACCCCCGATGCCTGCCTTTTCTTCGCGGACAACCTTGTCGCTATCGATCATCACTGCGATGATGTTTATGTCATGTCCTTGCACGATGAGGACACGGGAACGACTTCGTGGATGGATGAGGTCGAGCAGAAGGTGCTCGGCATGAAACCCCATCGCCAGACAAAGCCCCTCTCTGCTGCATCAGCAGATGCTTCCCCAACACAAGGATTCTCGGCTGAGAAATCGAGGCAGCAGTACATCGCAGACGTCGAGAAATGCCAGAAGTTCATCAGAGACGGCGAGAGCTATGAATTGTGTCTCACTACGCAGATGAGGAGGAGCGTTGGCGAGCTGCATTCCCTCGCGCTTTATCTGGAGATGCGCGAGAAAAATCCGGCTCCATACGCGGCGTGGCTCAGCTTCCCCAGGGAAAACCTCTGCATCTGCTGTTCTTCTCCCGAGAGGTTCCTGCGTTTGGATAGGGACGGCGTGATGGAGGCGAAGCCAATCAAGGGAACCATAGCTCGCGGAGCCTCTCCGGAAGCGGACGAGCTTCTCAAGCAACGGCTGCAGTACAG CGAGAAGGACCAGGCCGAAAACCTGATGATTGTGGATCTTCTGAGGAACGATTTAGGGCGCGTGTGCGAGCCTGGCTCCGTGCACGTGCCTCATCTCATGGAGGTCGAGTCCTACACAACTGTCCACACGATGGTGAGCATGATACGAGGACAGAAACGGCCGGACGCCAGCGCGGTCGACTGCGTCCGTGCTGCGTTCCCAGGGGGCTCGATGACAGGTGCACCGAAGTTGAGATCGATGGAGATTCTCGACTCCTTGGAAACCAGCTCCCGGGGCATTTACTCCGGGTGCATAGGATACTTCTCTTACAACCAGACGTTTGACCTCAACATTGTAATCAGAAGCGTCGTCATCCACGAAGGCGAGGCCTCCATAGGAGCGGGAGGCGCTATCACGGCTCTGTCGAATCCGGCCAACGAGTACGAGGAAATGGTGCTCAAAACCAGAGCACCAACCAAAGCTGTTGTAGAGTATCAGAGCAGCATACTCTCCATATAG